Proteins from one Pyrococcus kukulkanii genomic window:
- a CDS encoding MBL fold metallo-hydrolase gives MNIVTIGLDGEGKVAFQSHAHTDHFAQGRIIYATLPTIHLSHLRNSRFYSPVEFGKRFYIDDYRAKLYPSGHILGSAGIKIWLDEGTLYYTGDIKLERLRTPERTKIPRADFLIIEATFGVPKFRFPKPKIVEKEIIAIVEEKLDKGETPMFMANPFGKAQELIRILNIHGYEVRVDRIIGKVSRVYRKFGARLKISEDGEVVVSSRRGIQVSGFSRIKLSNHADFWELIEIVERVKPEKVFTVYGHAEQFAKILRGLGYEAEVYKGPMLRLNGGSL, from the coding sequence ATGAACATCGTAACAATAGGGCTAGATGGAGAGGGAAAGGTGGCGTTTCAATCTCACGCCCATACTGATCACTTTGCCCAGGGTAGAATCATCTACGCAACACTGCCAACGATACACCTAAGTCACTTGAGGAATTCCCGCTTTTATTCTCCCGTTGAGTTTGGGAAAAGGTTCTACATTGATGATTACAGGGCCAAGTTGTATCCCTCTGGCCATATTCTTGGTTCTGCCGGGATAAAGATCTGGCTCGATGAAGGAACCCTTTATTACACGGGAGATATAAAGCTTGAAAGGCTTAGGACTCCAGAGAGGACTAAAATTCCAAGGGCGGACTTTCTAATAATAGAGGCAACCTTTGGAGTTCCAAAGTTTAGGTTTCCAAAACCAAAGATTGTGGAGAAGGAGATAATCGCCATAGTAGAGGAAAAGCTCGATAAAGGAGAAACTCCCATGTTCATGGCCAACCCATTTGGAAAGGCCCAGGAATTAATTAGAATCCTAAATATTCATGGTTACGAAGTTAGGGTTGACAGAATTATAGGAAAGGTCTCGAGGGTTTACAGAAAGTTCGGTGCCAGGCTTAAAATTAGCGAAGATGGTGAAGTTGTAGTTTCCTCCAGACGAGGAATTCAAGTTTCAGGATTTTCACGGATAAAGCTCAGCAATCATGCCGATTTCTGGGAGTTAATCGAGATAGTGGAAAGGGTTAAACCAGAGAAGGTGTTCACCGTTTATGGGCATGCAGAGCAGTTCGCGAAGATACTCAGAGGGCTAGGCTATGAAGCGGAGGTTTATAAAGGACCAATGTTAAGGTTAAATGGGGGAAGTCTTTGA
- a CDS encoding M20 metallopeptidase family protein has product MFDPLKEAEKIKEQIIEWRRDFHMHPELGFEEERTSRIVEEHLREWGYRIKRVGTGIIADIGEGEKTIALRADMDALPIQEENDVPYKSKIPGKMHACGHDAHTAMLLGAAKIIAEHSDELKNRVRLIFQPAEEGGNGALKMIEGGALEGVNAIFGLHVWAELDSGIVGIREGPFLAGVGRFLARIVGKGGHGAAPQYTIDPIPAVADTILALQRIVAREVDPLESAVVTVGRVQGGTAFNVIPEFVELEGTFRFFTNELGEFLKSRIVEIIENTAKAHRCKADVKADILGPPTINDKEMAEFVRRVAKDIGLNVGEVRKTLGGEDFAFYLQKVPGAFIALGIRNEEKGIVYPHHHPKFDVDEDVLHLGTALEVALAFRF; this is encoded by the coding sequence ATGTTTGATCCACTAAAGGAAGCCGAGAAAATAAAGGAACAGATAATCGAGTGGAGAAGGGACTTCCACATGCACCCCGAGCTTGGCTTTGAGGAGGAGAGAACTTCAAGAATCGTGGAGGAGCACTTAAGAGAGTGGGGCTACAGGATAAAGAGAGTCGGAACCGGAATAATAGCTGACATTGGGGAAGGAGAGAAAACAATTGCCCTTAGAGCAGATATGGATGCTCTCCCCATACAAGAGGAAAATGATGTCCCTTACAAATCGAAGATCCCAGGAAAGATGCACGCCTGCGGTCACGATGCTCACACTGCAATGCTTTTAGGTGCAGCGAAAATAATAGCTGAGCACTCCGATGAGCTGAAGAACAGAGTCCGCTTGATCTTCCAGCCAGCAGAGGAAGGTGGGAATGGAGCACTAAAGATGATCGAAGGTGGTGCACTAGAGGGAGTAAACGCCATCTTCGGCCTTCACGTTTGGGCGGAGCTTGATTCTGGCATAGTCGGGATAAGGGAAGGGCCGTTCCTTGCCGGCGTTGGCAGGTTCCTTGCAAGGATAGTCGGAAAGGGCGGGCATGGAGCGGCCCCACAGTACACCATAGACCCGATACCTGCAGTAGCTGACACTATCTTAGCACTGCAGAGGATCGTTGCCAGGGAAGTCGATCCCCTGGAGAGTGCGGTAGTTACCGTTGGAAGGGTTCAGGGGGGTACGGCATTCAACGTAATCCCAGAATTCGTGGAGTTGGAGGGAACGTTTAGATTCTTCACGAACGAACTTGGCGAGTTCTTGAAGTCGAGGATAGTGGAGATAATTGAAAACACGGCAAAGGCCCATAGGTGTAAGGCTGATGTCAAAGCTGACATCCTAGGCCCGCCCACGATAAACGATAAAGAGATGGCGGAATTCGTGAGGAGAGTTGCTAAGGATATTGGCCTAAACGTTGGAGAGGTTAGGAAAACACTCGGCGGAGAGGACTTCGCATTCTATTTACAAAAGGTTCCTGGGGCCTTTATAGCCCTTGGGATAAGAAACGAGGAGAAAGGGATAGTCTACCCCCACCATCATCCAAAGTTTGACGTCGACGAAGACGTCCTTCACTTGGGAACTGCCCTTGAAGTTGCCTTAGCGTTTAGGTTCTAG
- the pyrI gene encoding aspartate carbamoyltransferase regulatory subunit: MTELKVSAIKEGTVIDHIPAGKGLKVIEILKLGRLSNGGAVLLAMNVPSKKLGRKDIVKVEGKFLSEEEVNKIALVAPTATVNIIRDYKVVEKFKVEIQDVIEGILRCANPNCITHYEYVTTKFYVISREPLKVRCHYCERTMEEEEILANL, from the coding sequence ATGACCGAGCTTAAAGTTTCTGCTATTAAGGAGGGAACCGTTATAGACCACATACCCGCGGGCAAGGGGCTTAAGGTCATTGAGATACTGAAGCTGGGAAGGCTAAGCAACGGTGGGGCCGTTCTCTTGGCAATGAATGTCCCAAGCAAGAAGCTTGGGAGAAAGGATATAGTCAAAGTCGAAGGCAAGTTCCTGAGCGAGGAGGAGGTAAACAAGATAGCCCTCGTCGCTCCTACTGCCACTGTGAACATAATAAGGGACTACAAGGTCGTTGAAAAGTTCAAGGTCGAGATTCAGGATGTCATTGAAGGGATATTAAGGTGTGCAAATCCCAACTGCATAACTCACTACGAGTATGTAACGACAAAATTCTACGTAATAAGCAGGGAACCGCTGAAGGTCAGATGCCACTACTGTGAAAGAACAATGGAAGAAGAGGAAATCCTAGCAAACCTCTAG
- the pyrB gene encoding aspartate carbamoyltransferase, translating into MDWTGRDVISIRDFSKEDIEFVLSTAERLEKELKEKGHLEYAKGKILATLFFEPSTRTRLSFESAMHRLGGSVIGFAEASTSSVKKGESLRDTIKTVEQYSDVIVIRHPKEGAARLAAEVAEIPVINAGDGSNQHPTQTLLDLYTIKKEFGKIDGLKIGLLGDLKYGRTVHSLAEALAFYDVELYLISPEMLRMPKHIVEELKEKGVKVYETLDLEAVIGELDVLYVTRIQRERFPDEQEYLKVKGSYQVNCKVLEKAKEDLRIMHPLPRVDEIHPEVDKTKHAIYFRQVFNGVPVRMALLGLVLGVL; encoded by the coding sequence ATGGACTGGACAGGTAGGGATGTTATAAGCATTAGAGACTTTTCTAAGGAGGACATAGAATTCGTTCTTTCAACTGCTGAGAGGCTTGAAAAGGAGCTGAAGGAGAAGGGCCACTTAGAATATGCTAAGGGCAAAATTCTGGCAACGCTATTCTTTGAACCCTCAACTAGAACCAGGTTAAGCTTCGAATCCGCGATGCACAGGTTAGGAGGAAGTGTGATAGGATTCGCTGAGGCCTCAACGAGTAGCGTCAAGAAGGGTGAAAGCCTCAGGGACACGATAAAGACGGTGGAGCAGTACAGTGATGTGATAGTAATAAGGCATCCAAAAGAGGGTGCAGCAAGGCTAGCTGCCGAGGTTGCTGAGATACCGGTAATAAATGCAGGTGATGGAAGCAATCAACATCCAACCCAAACACTTCTCGATTTGTACACAATAAAGAAGGAGTTTGGCAAGATCGATGGGTTAAAGATAGGCCTCCTCGGCGACTTAAAGTACGGGAGAACGGTTCATAGCTTGGCCGAAGCTTTAGCCTTCTACGACGTTGAGCTCTACTTGATCTCCCCAGAAATGCTCAGGATGCCGAAGCATATAGTCGAGGAGCTGAAAGAGAAGGGTGTCAAGGTTTACGAGACCTTAGATCTTGAGGCCGTCATAGGGGAGCTAGACGTTCTCTACGTGACCAGAATCCAGAGGGAAAGGTTCCCAGATGAGCAGGAGTACCTAAAGGTCAAGGGGAGCTATCAGGTCAATTGTAAGGTGCTTGAAAAGGCCAAGGAAGATCTAAGGATTATGCACCCACTCCCCAGGGTTGACGAGATACACCCGGAGGTTGATAAAACGAAGCATGCAATATACTTCAGGCAGGTCTTCAATGGAGTTCCCGTTAGAATGGCCCTCCTGGGCCTTGTCCTGGGGGTGTTGTGA
- a CDS encoding AAA family ATPase, with the protein MENPFVFGEPVRGDKFINRKREVERLKAYILSGRNVILYSPRRFGKTSLILKAIEELRNDVIPIFIDCYAITSREELAEEITRKVLKSYSSFSEAVKRLLANIQASVMIKTEYGIDFEVKFKKSPESWKDAIDLPQKLAEDRKKRVVVVFDEFQELSKFEGLLKVLRSKLQLHDKVSYVFVGSKRHLMEWIFRSKESPFYNFAAHMVLKEIPKEDFKAYIMKAFEMGGIEIKEDVVDYILSLTKCHPYYTQRLCFELWYLGKTKGRVRKDDVDEVLEDLVSDLENSFIVLWETLTPNQRKVLIMIAAGEKDLFSGETIRKYNLRSPSSVQSALKKLIEKEIVSKNDTYKISDVFLEYWIRERFIEGKLY; encoded by the coding sequence ATGGAAAATCCTTTCGTGTTTGGAGAGCCGGTTAGGGGAGATAAGTTCATAAACAGAAAACGAGAAGTGGAGAGACTAAAGGCCTATATTCTGAGTGGAAGAAACGTCATATTGTATTCTCCTAGAAGGTTTGGAAAAACATCTCTTATTCTAAAGGCTATTGAAGAATTGAGAAATGACGTTATTCCGATATTTATCGATTGCTATGCCATAACTTCAAGGGAGGAGCTCGCTGAGGAGATAACTAGAAAAGTACTAAAAAGCTATAGCAGCTTTAGTGAAGCCGTGAAGAGGCTTCTTGCTAATATACAGGCCAGTGTAATGATAAAGACAGAATATGGAATCGATTTTGAAGTGAAATTCAAGAAAAGTCCAGAAAGTTGGAAAGATGCCATTGATTTGCCACAAAAACTCGCTGAAGATAGGAAAAAGAGAGTCGTCGTTGTTTTTGATGAGTTCCAGGAGTTATCCAAGTTCGAAGGGTTACTAAAAGTGCTGAGGTCGAAGCTTCAGCTCCACGACAAGGTAAGCTACGTCTTTGTTGGAAGCAAAAGACACTTAATGGAGTGGATATTCCGATCCAAAGAAAGCCCCTTCTACAACTTTGCGGCTCACATGGTTCTAAAGGAAATCCCAAAGGAAGATTTCAAGGCTTACATAATGAAAGCATTTGAAATGGGTGGAATAGAAATTAAGGAGGACGTAGTTGATTACATCCTTTCCTTAACTAAATGTCATCCCTACTACACCCAGAGGCTGTGTTTTGAGCTGTGGTACCTGGGAAAAACGAAAGGCAGAGTGAGAAAGGACGATGTTGACGAAGTTCTTGAGGATCTAGTATCTGACCTAGAAAATTCCTTTATAGTGCTGTGGGAGACTCTAACACCAAATCAGAGGAAGGTTTTAATAATGATAGCAGCTGGAGAGAAGGATCTGTTCTCCGGGGAAACGATAAGGAAATACAATCTTAGGTCCCCCTCGAGCGTCCAATCCGCCCTTAAAAAGCTAATTGAAAAGGAAATAGTTTCGAAAAATGACACGTACAAAATCTCCGATGTATTCTTAGAGTACTGGATAAGGGAAAGGTTTATTGAAGGAAAATTGTATTAA
- a CDS encoding CGP-CTERM-anchored Cys-rich protein, whose translation MRKVIPLILLLLFVPLAEACIFPQDFYAVEVELNKGSYDLSPLLNAKNVVEYEGKIIYKSHYDPRLIVILWSGEWGVGIKENGSYLHIRIQIPTKRVKRVRYSEEFQGIIPVEETKERAKNLGWEVGEYSLVKDNITIILTKLKGFECKDDSDCKVAGCSKELCVSKNESPYSICVYRKWYVCLNLTKCGCYNGFCTWLPNEEFLRCLKEHNITIDQIIKAKVAKVNIIIEVRGNLTKEKIREIRDVLGDNVPINFTERWEWRVMPSVDPRTINASEAMKTELKWLKSAGVIKISDSDIEEITSVAKWGYAGYNARIGFYDGKWIPYLNASNAVLIKCGGLAYEEYPIPASTPVLPSSGRICGPGLILLLAILIRGRRK comes from the coding sequence ATGAGAAAAGTCATCCCACTAATCCTTCTCTTGCTCTTTGTGCCCTTAGCTGAGGCCTGCATCTTCCCTCAGGATTTTTATGCAGTTGAAGTAGAGCTGAACAAGGGTAGTTATGACCTTTCTCCCCTCTTGAACGCGAAGAATGTTGTAGAGTATGAGGGAAAGATCATTTACAAGTCTCACTATGATCCAAGGCTGATAGTTATTCTCTGGTCTGGGGAATGGGGTGTTGGTATTAAGGAAAACGGAAGCTACCTACACATCCGGATTCAGATACCAACGAAGAGGGTTAAAAGAGTTAGGTACTCTGAGGAATTTCAAGGCATAATTCCCGTAGAAGAGACGAAGGAGAGGGCCAAGAATCTGGGTTGGGAGGTTGGGGAGTACTCCCTAGTGAAAGACAATATAACGATAATACTCACCAAGCTTAAGGGATTTGAGTGTAAAGATGACTCCGATTGTAAAGTTGCTGGATGTTCCAAGGAGTTATGCGTCTCCAAGAATGAGAGCCCATACTCTATCTGCGTTTATAGGAAGTGGTATGTATGTCTCAATCTTACCAAGTGTGGTTGCTATAACGGTTTTTGCACTTGGTTGCCTAACGAAGAGTTCCTAAGGTGCTTAAAGGAGCACAACATCACTATTGATCAGATAATAAAGGCAAAAGTGGCAAAAGTCAACATAATAATAGAAGTGAGGGGAAACCTAACCAAGGAAAAAATTAGGGAAATCAGAGATGTTTTAGGAGACAATGTTCCCATAAACTTCACAGAAAGATGGGAATGGAGGGTCATGCCTTCGGTAGATCCTCGGACAATAAACGCAAGTGAAGCAATGAAAACTGAACTAAAGTGGCTCAAGAGTGCAGGTGTGATAAAAATAAGTGATAGTGATATAGAGGAAATAACAAGCGTCGCAAAGTGGGGATATGCAGGGTACAATGCCAGGATAGGATTTTACGACGGTAAGTGGATACCATACTTGAACGCCTCTAATGCCGTTCTCATAAAGTGTGGAGGCTTAGCTTACGAAGAGTACCCAATCCCAGCCTCAACTCCAGTATTGCCATCCTCAGGGAGAATTTGTGGGCCGGGCCTAATCCTGCTCCTTGCAATACTGATAAGAGGGAGGAGGAAATGA
- a CDS encoding thiamine-phosphate synthase family protein → MRTPSSFWAEVVLPSIRAKVAKILYSKGYSQIKIAKELGVTQAMVSKYLSKYTLPELLEPIEDEIDTIALTIAEMMEKNAGKEDIIKVLERKFFDLLLDEKFCRLYEKYSGVRGIVCREILPGTSRKEILDELAKALDILLKDEKFPELIPEIRSNFAHSIPNPKSVNDVAAIPGRITLVKGKPYAMPPEFGASRHTARLLIKISRYNPSIRAVLNVRFGEDVKNALERSGLKIYYLSKENRSEEETEDEIAGAFREESWDVVVDPGGYGVEPCVYIFGRDPLEVVGKLKKIEQNL, encoded by the coding sequence ATGAGGACTCCAAGCTCGTTTTGGGCAGAGGTAGTTTTACCTTCAATAAGAGCAAAGGTAGCTAAGATACTGTACTCGAAGGGTTATTCTCAGATAAAGATAGCTAAGGAGCTTGGAGTGACTCAGGCAATGGTCAGCAAGTACCTCTCCAAATACACTCTCCCAGAGTTGCTTGAGCCGATAGAAGATGAGATAGATACAATAGCGTTAACGATAGCTGAGATGATGGAGAAGAATGCAGGGAAGGAGGATATAATTAAAGTTTTAGAGCGAAAATTTTTTGACCTTCTCCTTGACGAAAAGTTCTGTAGACTTTATGAAAAGTACTCTGGAGTCAGGGGTATTGTCTGTCGAGAAATTCTCCCAGGAACGAGCAGGAAAGAAATTCTCGATGAGCTGGCTAAGGCTCTTGACATTCTTTTAAAGGACGAGAAGTTCCCCGAGCTGATTCCAGAGATAAGAAGCAACTTTGCTCATTCTATTCCAAACCCCAAGAGTGTTAATGATGTTGCAGCAATTCCAGGAAGAATTACACTAGTTAAAGGAAAACCCTACGCCATGCCTCCAGAATTTGGCGCTAGCAGACATACAGCGAGGTTGCTGATTAAGATATCTAGGTACAACCCTTCAATTAGGGCCGTCTTAAACGTGAGGTTTGGAGAAGACGTAAAGAATGCCCTTGAAAGATCTGGTCTTAAGATCTATTATCTCTCCAAGGAAAACAGGAGCGAAGAGGAAACTGAAGATGAGATAGCGGGAGCTTTTAGGGAAGAATCTTGGGATGTAGTAGTTGATCCCGGCGGTTATGGCGTCGAGCCCTGCGTTTACATCTTCGGAAGGGATCCCCTTGAGGTCGTAGGAAAGTTAAAGAAGATTGAGCAAAACTTATGA
- a CDS encoding flavin reductase family protein codes for MHPYRLLYPMRTYLVVSGYGEKANIMAADWVTIVSYEPFMVGVAIAPERTTHGLVKRYGEFVISVPSLEMLKDVWIAGTKKGPSKLKEMSVTLVPSKNVKVPSIKEALANLECKVVDARDYGDHTWFVGKVVGYSYKEEAFKDGKPNLKAKFLAHSAWTDFVTFCEEIYKTE; via the coding sequence ATGCACCCATACAGGCTTCTCTATCCGATGAGGACTTACTTAGTGGTTTCTGGTTATGGAGAAAAAGCGAACATCATGGCAGCGGATTGGGTTACCATAGTGTCTTACGAGCCATTCATGGTTGGAGTGGCAATAGCTCCAGAAAGGACTACCCATGGGCTCGTGAAGAGGTATGGGGAGTTCGTGATAAGCGTTCCAAGCCTCGAAATGCTCAAGGATGTGTGGATAGCGGGAACCAAAAAGGGCCCCTCAAAGCTCAAGGAGATGTCCGTAACTCTAGTCCCCTCAAAGAACGTTAAAGTGCCAAGTATAAAGGAGGCCTTAGCTAACTTGGAGTGCAAGGTTGTCGATGCTAGAGACTATGGAGATCACACGTGGTTCGTTGGGAAGGTCGTTGGATACTCCTATAAGGAAGAAGCTTTCAAAGATGGGAAGCCTAACCTCAAAGCAAAGTTCTTGGCTCACTCCGCATGGACAGACTTTGTAACGTTCTGCGAGGAGATCTACAAGACCGAATAA
- a CDS encoding secondary thiamine-phosphate synthase enzyme YjbQ produces the protein MRVVKKELHFSTKGEIDLVDITREVEKFVEESGIANGQVLIFVPGATGAIIAIEHEEGLLEDFKRWLREVIPKERHYLHNRFDDNAHSHLRATLLGPSLVFPIIDGELMRGTWQQIFFVELDTRPRRRRVILQAIGE, from the coding sequence ATGAGAGTTGTTAAGAAGGAGCTCCACTTTTCAACGAAGGGCGAAATAGATCTGGTGGATATAACACGCGAAGTCGAGAAGTTTGTCGAAGAGAGTGGAATAGCCAATGGACAGGTCTTAATTTTCGTTCCTGGGGCCACGGGAGCTATAATTGCCATAGAGCATGAAGAAGGCCTTTTAGAGGACTTTAAGAGGTGGCTTAGGGAGGTCATACCAAAGGAAAGGCATTACCTCCACAACAGGTTCGACGACAATGCCCACTCCCACCTAAGGGCCACCCTGCTCGGCCCGAGCTTGGTCTTTCCGATAATTGATGGGGAACTAATGAGGGGAACCTGGCAGCAGATATTCTTCGTTGAGCTAGATACTAGACCGAGAAGAAGGAGAGTCATACTTCAGGCCATCGGAGAATAG
- a CDS encoding M48 family metallopeptidase, with the protein MRAINLNGKTVRYRVKVKPVRYVTIRILEDGTLLVTTPDERIVEKVLMEKRKWILSKLEIVEEALAQGKKGFPLFGEFIELGGDPGELREEIREHLRTKVKEIVDEVSPRIGARPKRIYIIPMRNKWGTATWRKSITINLASAALPHNLLHYLVTHELAHLIEMRHSKKFWSIVSKFHPDYKEKRRELKKWWFIVHANELWRTILRWPEV; encoded by the coding sequence ATGAGGGCGATAAATCTCAATGGGAAAACGGTTAGATACAGGGTTAAAGTTAAACCTGTTAGATACGTCACAATAAGAATTCTCGAAGACGGAACCCTACTTGTCACGACGCCGGATGAGAGGATAGTGGAGAAAGTTCTCATGGAAAAGAGAAAATGGATTCTCTCGAAGCTTGAGATCGTTGAAGAAGCCCTAGCTCAGGGTAAAAAGGGCTTCCCCTTGTTTGGGGAGTTCATAGAATTGGGTGGTGATCCTGGGGAACTGAGGGAGGAGATAAGGGAACATCTCAGAACAAAGGTTAAGGAAATAGTTGACGAGGTATCCCCAAGGATAGGTGCAAGGCCCAAAAGGATCTACATAATCCCGATGAGGAACAAGTGGGGGACGGCAACGTGGAGGAAGTCGATAACGATAAACCTCGCTTCAGCGGCCCTTCCCCATAACTTGCTTCACTACCTCGTGACGCACGAATTAGCTCATCTGATAGAAATGAGGCACAGCAAAAAGTTCTGGTCCATAGTCTCCAAATTCCACCCAGACTATAAGGAGAAGAGGAGGGAGCTGAAGAAATGGTGGTTTATAGTCCATGCGAACGAGCTCTGGAGGACTATTCTCCGATGGCCTGAAGTATGA
- a CDS encoding DUF3226 domain-containing protein — translation MKVLLCEGTRDMEFLSNLLTKLGFQRARVKYNYLWEKLGLNYKKFTVLRNENEEIFIFYPLGGGSKSVIGTIKAESQIINWCERGVSKIGLAIDLDDKTVQGLLSSIEHVLKSKYEVVKEGNFSFKCRCKGCELDVIVIPLGDTRIEEKLGFNVLQHEIEDLILDLALSNENFKHIIGQAIDFYKEKKGKEPTQKAIVKILESLCKDPDYGTFELISEIFSWSSINELPDYVVESIREFIQ, via the coding sequence ATGAAAGTGTTGCTCTGTGAAGGAACGAGGGATATGGAATTTCTATCAAATTTACTAACCAAACTGGGATTTCAAAGAGCAAGGGTTAAATATAACTACTTATGGGAAAAACTGGGGCTAAATTACAAGAAATTCACTGTTTTAAGAAATGAAAACGAGGAAATTTTCATATTTTACCCATTAGGAGGTGGGTCAAAGTCGGTAATTGGAACTATAAAGGCTGAAAGTCAAATCATAAATTGGTGCGAGAGAGGAGTTTCAAAAATAGGGCTTGCTATTGATCTCGACGATAAAACCGTTCAAGGATTGTTAAGTTCAATTGAGCACGTTCTAAAGTCTAAATATGAAGTTGTTAAAGAAGGGAACTTTTCATTTAAGTGTAGATGTAAAGGTTGTGAGCTTGATGTCATTGTTATTCCTCTTGGAGATACAAGGATAGAAGAAAAGCTTGGATTTAATGTTCTACAACATGAAATAGAAGACTTAATTCTTGACTTAGCACTTAGCAACGAAAATTTTAAACACATAATAGGCCAAGCAATAGACTTCTACAAGGAAAAGAAAGGAAAAGAACCAACTCAAAAAGCAATAGTCAAAATTCTAGAATCTTTATGCAAGGATCCCGACTATGGAACATTTGAGCTAATATCCGAGATTTTCAGCTGGAGTTCTATCAATGAATTGCCAGACTACGTTGTTGAAAGTATAAGAGAATTCATTCAATAA
- a CDS encoding AAA family ATPase: MIKKLEIKNFRGISEGKIEGFAQLNIFIGRNNSGKSTILEALAINLDHNLIPQIVKRRGWHGFDSIFSLFRFKNVEEPIVISSDISHVTLEPAMPTTDEIQFLVETYGFMRDIIALKVTFKADNSSTKYRLYFDISGKFEKIYEQQDKKPPGDVAFIDNQSIYGKTPTNAYNMVFERGYEAHERLIEVLRTVYPDVKDIRIFSEGVGPEIVYKKGKVPFFVMGDGFRSAYIYLAYLMSVKYGYILCEEPENYQHPSSRKLIVEGICKAAKDNQIFISTHSLELIDDILLKCENIDIKFFVPTIKDGVLEYISFDREEAEFRRRELEADLRG; encoded by the coding sequence ATGATCAAGAAATTAGAAATTAAGAACTTTAGAGGGATAAGCGAGGGGAAAATTGAGGGATTCGCACAACTCAACATATTTATCGGAAGGAATAATAGCGGAAAATCAACAATTCTGGAGGCACTTGCGATAAATCTAGATCACAATTTAATTCCCCAAATAGTCAAGCGTAGAGGATGGCATGGTTTTGACAGCATTTTCTCGCTTTTCAGATTTAAAAATGTAGAGGAGCCTATTGTAATATCGTCAGATATATCTCACGTGACGCTTGAACCTGCTATGCCTACAACGGATGAGATCCAGTTTCTCGTGGAGACGTATGGTTTTATGAGAGATATCATTGCATTGAAGGTAACCTTTAAAGCTGATAATTCATCCACAAAATATCGTCTTTATTTTGACATTTCAGGTAAATTTGAGAAAATCTACGAACAACAAGACAAGAAACCGCCTGGCGATGTAGCGTTCATAGATAACCAATCGATATACGGGAAAACGCCCACTAATGCATATAATATGGTATTTGAGAGAGGATACGAGGCTCACGAAAGATTGATAGAGGTTCTGAGGACAGTATACCCCGATGTTAAGGATATTAGGATATTTTCAGAGGGGGTTGGCCCCGAAATTGTTTACAAAAAAGGCAAGGTACCCTTTTTTGTCATGGGAGATGGGTTCAGATCAGCGTATATATATCTAGCTTACCTTATGAGCGTTAAATATGGGTACATCCTGTGTGAGGAGCCTGAAAACTACCAACATCCCTCTTCACGCAAACTTATAGTTGAGGGGATTTGTAAGGCCGCAAAAGACAATCAGATATTCATAAGCACGCATAGCCTTGAGCTGATAGATGATATATTGCTGAAGTGTGAGAATATCGATATTAAATTCTTCGTTCCCACGATAAAGGACGGCGTTTTGGAGTACATCTCATTTGATAGGGAGGAAGCAGAATTCAGAAGAAGGGAATTGGAGGCCGATTTGAGGGGATGA